The sequence GCTGACGGCCCTCGCGCCTATCTCGTCGATCGCGGTCTCGGTGTCGTTGTGCAGCGGGAGTGGCCGTGGCGGGTCGGGTATGCCCAACCCGGTTGGAGTTCGCTGACGCGCCACCTGCGCGCTGCCGGCTTCACGGCGGAGGAGTTGGTCGGCGCAGGCCTGGCGACCCGCGCCCGAGGCGACGCGGACCGGCTGCTTGACGTGTTCCGGGACCGGATCATGTTCCCCGTGCGCGACCCAGCCGGTCATGCGGTGGCGTTCCTCGGCCGCGCCGGCCCTGGTCCCGGGGATGGTGTGCCGAAATACATCAACAGCCCTGAGACTGCGATCTACGACAAGGGACGGCTGTTGTTCGGTGTTGCGGAGCAGCAGGACCGCCTCAACGAACGGTGGACGCCGGTCCTGGTCGAAGGGCCGGCCGATGTCCTCGCTGTGTGGCTGTCCTACTCCCGGTCGCGCCGGGCAGGAGCGGTGGCTCTCGCGCCGTGCGGCAACATGCTGACCGACGGCCAGGCCGCGATCCTGCGGGACCTGCCTGGTGCCGCGCGGGGCATTGTGGCGGCATTCGATGCGGACCCGGCCGGCCGTGGCGCAGTGGACCGGGCCTGGCAACTGCTCCGGCAGCAACGCTTGCCCGGCCCGTTGCTGGCGGCTGAGTTCAGTGCTGGCGCTGACCCGGCGGACCTGCTGCACCGGCCGAACGGCAGGGCTCAGCTGCGGGCCGCCCTGCAGTGGCGGGAACGGCCCATGCTCGACGCGGTGGTTGACCACCGCCTCGCCCGGCTCATCGAGCGGCACCCCCGATTATTGGAGGACATCGACGGCAGGTGTGCCGCGGTACGCGTCCTGGTGCCGCTGGTATTTGAGGCGGTGAGTCCGGACGAGGCGATCCGGGTGGCCCAACGCATTGTCGCTGGCACAGGGGCGGGGGTCGACACAGTCGCGATTGCTGCACTCGCGCACCTGGAAGACGCGCTACACGGCCCCCGCCAGCGTACCGAGCCCGCTGCGTAGCCTGGTACGAGCAGGGGACGGTCGCAGACGAGGCAGTGCCTGCCGTGCTTGACGATCTCGATGACGTTATTGACGACGTCGCGCAGACCAAGCTTTCGACTTCAGCGGGTAGCGCTCAAAGACTCGCGGAGGCTGGTACGACTTCAGCTTTGCGGGCGCTACGCCTCCAGTTCGCGCTGAATCTGGGTCGCCTCGGTTGACCCCTGCGCCGCCAGGTTGTCAACAAGCTGCCGGAGAATCAGCCGCTGGGCCTCCAGGTTCTCGTGCTGTTCCAGGACGGCGACACGCAGCCAGGCAGCGATGTATCGACTGTCGTGCAGGATCCGGGCCGCGTCGTCGCCGAGTATCCGCATGATCAGCTGCACCCCGGCGGGAGTGAAAGTCAGCCCCATGGAGCCCAGACAGATGATGAGTCGGTCGCAGAGGCTGGGGTGTGGGGCGTACGCGTCCATCCACCGCCTCAGGGCGTGTGCCCACTTCCGGCCTGGCCAAAGGGCCGCATCGGGCCGCTTGGGTAGAAGCGCCTTGTCGAGGTCCGCCTCGTCGCGCCGGTACGACCGGTCCTCACCTGGTCCTGGGACGTGCCGGGCTCCGGGAAGAAGACAGTCCAGGATCGTGGGCCAGACGGCGAACAGCCGCTGGCCCTGCTCCGGCGAGACGGCTTGTTCTGCAAGGGCGGCCACCAGCCCGGTCAGCTGCTCCGGCACAGTAGTGAACCCGTCCAGGTATCGATCAAGTAGCGCGTCGTCGCCTGCCAGGACGTTGCCCGCGACCCAGGCGTCCATCTCGCGGCGCCAGACGCTGGAACCGTGGTATTGGTGGCGAACCCACTCTGTCGGCCATGCCCTCAGGTCGTGTCCCACGAGCGTGGTCAGCGCGACTCGAGCCGCTCTCCCATGTTCGCAGTCACGTGCGGCTGCAGCCTTCATGCCGGGTAGAGCGTCAGCCGCCTCGACGAGAGCGAGCGTGACGTCCGGCTGCTGAAGTGCAGCTTCGAGCGGTTCCGTCAGCCGCAAGCGGGGCCGCTCGAAGCCATTCCACGGCCCAGTTCCAGCGTCCAGGAGCATCTCGTGGTACACCGCCATGCCTGCGGCGTGGTTCGCCTGCCGCGCCTCGTCCTCCCGGCAGGTATCCGTCCACATGGCCTGAAGGCCCCGCGTTAGACGGTTTCGCACCTGCCGTGACGTGGTCCTCGCCAGCCGTTCGACTGCCGTGGCTACCTCTGCGCGCGTGGCACTGCTCGCAGCCAGCAGGTCGTCGTTGAGGAGGATCATGGGCAGCGCGGTGGCGGCTGAGCGGTCGGCGCCCATATCCCAGCTCATGTCGCGACCAGACCGGTAGCTTTCTGGTTCCGGAGTGGTGCCAGTCGCGACATGGGTGAGCACCCCGACGGCCTCGGGAAGCAGTACTCGCTCATCGTTCTCGTCAGCAGCGGCCTGCACCACGACCGCTGCGGCGACGATCGCCTGCGCGTCATCGATGGTGTAGAGCGGGCTGGCGCCAGGCGTGTCGGCAATCGACTGCAGGGTCTCCTGGACCTGGGTATACAGCTGCGCGGCCCGTGGCTCGCTTGCCTGCCCGTCGCGAATCTTCATGGCAGCGAACATGTAGTTGCTCAAGGTGAGGCTTAGCGTCGCTGCTCGGCCACCGCCGTGTTCCAGTTGCTCCTGCACGTCAGCTGGTACGTCGAGCGATATCTCGACTGTGCCGGGCTGCTCGGTGGATGGGGTGGTCCGGTACGCCTCAGCGTCGAGGGTGAGTGCTCGACGGCGTGGAACTGACAGCCGAGGGTCGTCGCCCGGTGGGTTGCCTAAGGCTTCGCGCGATTTGGCCAAGAGCCGTTCCCCCAGAGCCTTCAGCGCCGCCTTGCGCTCGGCGTCACCAGTCAGCACGAGCCATGTAGCGATTCGGTCCGGAGTTACCCGTAGGGCCGCTTGGTCGTCAGCCGCCTGGCTGAGCCCGCTCTCGCCGACGACCCGGCCGATCTCCAGGTCCCACACGTCGGGGTGTTCGAGGAACGCGTCGATGATGTCGCCGGCCGCCGCCAGGTCCGAGACAAGCAGGGAATAAGCCACCGCGGGGAAGGCCACGCTCGTGCCAGCTTCCAGCACGTCGTCGAGGACGTCGGCCAGGGGTTGACTCTGGATCTGCGCCTTCGCCCACGCGCGCAGCGCCAAGAGAGCCGACATCGCGACGTAGGCGCCGTTCCCAGACCGCCGGTACCAGGCCCACGCGGTTGCAGGCCCGTCGTAGGTAACGGCCTCGTCCCAGTGCGGCAGCTTCAGCTGCAGGTGGATGACACTCGGCGGGCTGTCAAATGATTCCTCAACCCGGATGCGGGCGGCTGCGGCTGCATCGACGACCGCCCCGATCAGCAGCAGCCCGTGCTTGGGCGAGTTGGCCAAGAGCGCCGCAAACGGTCCCCAGTTCGGCCCAGCCAGCCCGAAGCCCAAGCGGAACGACGTGCGATGGGAATGGCCGCGTACGCCCTCCTCGTCCTCGTACCCCGACAGCTCCAAGCGTCGCCGTCTAGCCCTAGGGCGTGGGCGCGCCGGCCGGCACCCGGGGACATCAGGATCGAGCGTGAGGGG comes from Micromonospora purpureochromogenes and encodes:
- a CDS encoding toprim domain-containing protein gives rise to the protein MGAPRLSHPTPSIRGLGVDPQRLLAAVEAAVTYYRNQLAYADGPRAYLVDRGLGVVVQREWPWRVGYAQPGWSSLTRHLRAAGFTAEELVGAGLATRARGDADRLLDVFRDRIMFPVRDPAGHAVAFLGRAGPGPGDGVPKYINSPETAIYDKGRLLFGVAEQQDRLNERWTPVLVEGPADVLAVWLSYSRSRRAGAVALAPCGNMLTDGQAAILRDLPGAARGIVAAFDADPAGRGAVDRAWQLLRQQRLPGPLLAAEFSAGADPADLLHRPNGRAQLRAALQWRERPMLDAVVDHRLARLIERHPRLLEDIDGRCAAVRVLVPLVFEAVSPDEAIRVAQRIVAGTGAGVDTVAIAALAHLEDALHGPRQRTEPAA